The DNA segment AAattgaaaagaagaagaaaccttcTTTAAGTTTCTGCAAGGCCTCAAACAAGGCATCTTGTTTTTTACGCTTCAGATACTGGAACAGAGACAATGTTAGAGTTATTACAAGAAGAGACCTTAGACTTACAGATATAGACAGTGATGTATATACGTACCTTTCCAAGATGATGAAGACCACGTTCAGCGAGAAGGGACAAGAGAACGATGATGAAACAGATAAACGCTACGACCCATGTGGGTGTATATTCAAGTGAATTCTCCTCTTCTGCCATTTTCTGCACCTCGAGATGGAGACAactcttgtttatttattatataaagcaGAGAATAAGAGACGGAAGTAGTAGAGGGTAAGGAATAGAGAGAAAAGATCAATGTGTAGGTTACCTTGTATAGTAAAAAGCATAAAAAACCTTTCTTCTGTCTCACGCCACTActtaaacaaataaacaaagaatATATCAAGACTTGTTATCACTTGAAACTATTTTATTCACTTAGGGAAACAATAGATGACTTATTACACTCaataattttcagttttttaagtgttttttttctctctaagGTGTCCATGGTGCTGGAGGAGGTGGTGTGGCTGGTGTTAAAGGAGGTACCGCAGAGAATATAGTGTTTTTGTCAATAGATTCTAACGTCTCTTCTCCTGATAAAGCCACCAGAGCTGCGACCAGACCGGCATTACCGGCTAGAGTTGGTTCTGTGTAGTTGTAGTTTGAGCGAAGGTCATGGAACCCATCATGCTTGTCAGGTCCAGCAACCATTGCTCCTACAATGATGTTTGGATTATCTCTTTTGGTGTCTCTCCATTTCCATCCTCCTTTGCAGCTTTCTTTCTTTACGCTTTTCGGTATTGAAGCTCCTTTGTGATGTACATGTCTCGGGTAACGCTGTCCAAAATCCACAACATAACTCATATTCTGAGGGTTCTTACCAAGTATGTAATCAATCTGCCAAAGGACACAAAAgtttttaatcagaaattaaGTATTCTTTGTTTTGCTTCATTTATGGATTTAGAGGATGCATATATACCTGAGATCTGGCAAAGTCTCGTAGGACTTTAGTAGAATAGAAGTCAGGACCACAATACCATCCAGGAGTATCAGCAGCATCTAGATAATCACTGTAAAGCGCCGCCAAGAAAGCTGCGTTTGCAGCATATTGAAGAGGCTGTGGTTCTCCATGGTTCAGCTGGATTAAACCTCCTGCATAGATAATAGCTAGGTTATATAACTTTAACATTTCCAAAAACAGAACATGTccacacacaaaaataaaacaactaAACTCACCCTTGGTTCTGTAGAATCTTGTGAAATAGGGTAAGTAAGAGCACATAACTACTCCTGTTTGATTGTGAAAGGTGCTCAAGATGTCTTCATATGGATATCCAGGGCTCATAAACAGCCTCAATCGCGTCAACAACAACTAAAAAGCACATATCAAGTGGTTAAAGAGTCAGCCAAAATAGCATTTGTTACCAAAGAACGTCTAATATTTAAGTCCAGTCCAAGTCCATTTAGTATGAGTTATTTTTGTGAGCAACCGATCCAAGAACAAATCCGTGAAGGTTCATGTTCAAAACGGACAATATCATACTAAGCTAGGGGTTGGGTTGGCTCTAGTAGATTGAGGGCACCCGGTCCGTCATTAACTACAATTTTTTCCAAAAAGAGAACTAACCTGAGCTCCGGGAAGCTTGTTATCCCAGCTAGATACTCCATAGTCAGGGCTATTCCAGAAAGCACCAGCTTTCCTAGCCATATCATGACTGGTAACATGATCAAGATATGTTACATTTCCAGTAGCGTAATACAACCAAGCTCCACCCCATAAGAGTTCATCCCAAAACAGGCTTGACTTGTAGAATTCACGAGACTGATTTTTACTGTTCTTATCTTTGACAAAGTCTGCATACTTATAAAGCGTCTTAGCTCCATGAACAAGCTTTTGAGAATAGACCCTGTTGTCTTTGAAAACAATGGACGCAGAAGCCAAAGCAGCAGCCATCTCTGCACCAAGATGAGAGCAGGAACCGTAACACGGAGTTACAATCCTTTCGTAGTCAATGTCCTCAGGACGCATCCAGCAGTAATGGTCATCATGTCCTGATCCGACCTGTGAACAAAAGGGAAACGTTTTATAAACAGAACAACGATCTCACAATGGCTTAAACATGCATTTTTGTTTCACCTGTTCCACCATCACATCGATTGTATCAGCACTACTGTTGAAAGTCTTGAGAAAATAGTCAGCTCCCCATTTAATGAGTTCTTTGACATGGTCTAGCTCCCCTGCAGCTTTGTATTTTGCGCTGTATTCAATCACACTCCAGCTCAACATGGTCATAGCGTAAGACATTGGGAAGTTGAACTTGGTTGCATCTCCAGCATCGTAGTAGCCTCCAACCAAATCTTTGTAGAATCCTCCTGTTTGATCTTTCCCGTCTTGCAAACATGAATCTCCCCTCCATGTCACGTTATTGTGCTCTGGTAGCTTCCCAGCTGCAAAAAAACATCACAACATAAGAATAGGACCGATCCTGAGCATAAGCTAGTGGCCCctaatttttttggaaaaaactTACACAGACTAGATtcccaaatttgtaaaaaatatatatatgtatatatatattgaaactaTTACTAAATCGTTTTTAGTCTCCAAAATCTTAGGACCCGTACTGAGTGATAAGACATCAGATTAAAACAGAACAGAATGTCTAGATTAGCTGTTAATGCTTTTGTTTCTTGAGCTTACATTTCTGAGCGTTGAAGAACATGAGAGCTTTACGGAGAGCGACAGTGtagttttcaggttcaggttctgTCTGTTTGTGATGTGGCATGTGCCTTACGATCATGGTTATGGAGCCAGCGAGAAGGGTGGTTACAAGAACGGTTCCGAGAGTCCAGAGAAAGATCTTGCGGCTGACTAGCATACAACCGAGATCAACGTACTTCTTTTTCTTCGGCTGTGGTGGTTCGAGTAGCCAGCTCCGCCGCGTAGCGTCGAGTGGAGGAGGAAGAGTGGCACGGTCGTGTTCTTGCAATTTTCGGCTGCGATCGTCGTCTGTGATGGAGTCAGCTGCATTGATCTCTAGAGGAACAGTCAATGGGTGTCGTCCGTACATGTTGATGATGGGTCCCACTCTGAT comes from the Brassica rapa cultivar Chiifu-401-42 chromosome A01, CAAS_Brap_v3.01, whole genome shotgun sequence genome and includes:
- the LOC103861904 gene encoding endoglucanase 21 → MYGRHPLTVPLEINAADSITDDDRSRKLQEHDRATLPPPLDATRRSWLLEPPQPKKKKYVDLGCMLVSRKIFLWTLGTVLVTTLLAGSITMIVRHMPHHKQTEPEPENYTVALRKALMFFNAQKSGKLPEHNNVTWRGDSCLQDGKDQTGGFYKDLVGGYYDAGDATKFNFPMSYAMTMLSWSVIEYSAKYKAAGELDHVKELIKWGADYFLKTFNSSADTIDVMVEQVGSGHDDHYCWMRPEDIDYERIVTPCYGSCSHLGAEMAAALASASIVFKDNRVYSQKLVHGAKTLYKYADFVKDKNSKNQSREFYKSSLFWDELLWGGAWLYYATGNVTYLDHVTSHDMARKAGAFWNSPDYGVSSWDNKLPGAQLLLTRLRLFMSPGYPYEDILSTFHNQTGVVMCSYLPYFTRFYRTKGGLIQLNHGEPQPLQYAANAAFLAALYSDYLDAADTPGWYCGPDFYSTKVLRDFARSQIDYILGKNPQNMSYVVDFGQRYPRHVHHKGASIPKSVKKESCKGGWKWRDTKRDNPNIIVGAMVAGPDKHDGFHDLRSNYNYTEPTLAGNAGLVAALVALSGEETLESIDKNTIFSAVPPLTPATPPPPAPWTP